In Thermodesulfobacteriota bacterium, the DNA window GCCCTTCTTCACGGTGGACGGATTTTTAAGATTTTCGGCGGTAAGGATTCGGCTTTAAGGAGGCGAAGATGTCGGAGCGGAGAAGGATTGGCAGGAGGTACCTCATAGCCGAGGTGAAGGTGAATCCCCTTGACGGCAGGGAGCCGATGGGGGCCGAGGCCGTCGACATAAACAGGGGAGGCATGGGGGTCTACCTCCTTAACGAGGTAAGGGAGGGGGAGAAGGTCCTGGTGGAGGTGATCTTCGCTACCGAGGACGATACAAGGGTGACCGAGGAGATAAACGGCATAATACGGTGGGTCCACCCCGTGGGCGGGAACTACGCCGCCGGCATAAAGTTCGACGAGGCCGTTACGAAGAAGTACTACCCGGCCCTCTCGGCGTGCCTGGGGCGGGGGAAGACGGAGTGAACGTGCGGCGGAGCGGTGGAAGGAGGGTAGCGAGATGGAGGTAAGGAGCGAAGGCGAAAAATACAGGTGCAACGTCTGCGGCAACGAGGTGACGGTCACAAAGGCGGGCGGCGGAGAGCTTGTCTGCTGCGGCGAGCCCATGGAGCTTATAGAGGGGTAGGGAACCCCCGTAAGCCGTTCATAACGCTGAAAATCTTTTAGAAGCTTTTACCGGGAAAAGTTCGCGTACTCTTCCGGCACGTGAATATACCCGAACCCGATATACCCCCCCCGACCCCCCGCCTATAAAGCCGTCGCATGTGAGTAGATATTTGATGCCCGCCGGAGGGTCCGCGAGCGAGGGGAAGACAGATAGGGGGCCCCGGCAGAGAGAAAGCCCATGAACCCGGCCGCCCGGCCGGAACTTTTTTTTAGAGGAGGTTAGCCGTGAGCTTCGGAACCGTCGTGAACTGCATGGACGGCAGGACGCAACTGCCGGTAAACGAGTATATTAAAACCAACCACGGCGTCAGCTACGTGGATGCCATAACCGAGCCGGGCGTCGACGGGCTTATCGCCGAAAGCGGCGACAGCGAGCCGGTTATCGCCGCACTCAGGAAAAAGATCGAGATATCGGTCGGCCTCCACGGATCGAGTATCATCGGGGTCGCGGGACACCACGACTGCGACGGAAACCCGGTGGACGAGGAGACCCACGTGGAGAACATACGTGCCTCGGTTGAGAGGATAAAGGGCTGGTATCCGGATATGGAAGTCGTGGGGCTCTGGGTAGGTGAGGACTGGAAGGTCGAAAAGGTCGCCTGACCCGGTCAATCTAACAATGGACGCCAATGAACGCCAATGAACGCCAATGAACGCCAATGAACGGTAGGTCGGCTGAACGGTTTGATGTAGGGAACTAAGGAGTAGCCTCGGGTTCCCCCTCCCCCTCCCCCTCCGGCCCAACCACCATTGTGTCCGCTATGCTGTCGCCGAACCGTATCCCCTTATCATCGCTGTAGACGAGCGCCATCTCCGTGGCGACGATCGCCATGCCCGCGAGGAAGGCCAGGAGCTTCCCGATATACGGTATCCAGCCGAGAAGGATATAGGCCGCGACAAACGCGGCAAAGACCGAGTTCCTTATTATCGACTCCTTGAAGTCGCAGGACCGTCCTTCCCGGACGAGCGATACCACCCTGAGCCCCACGATCCTTTTCCCGAAGCTCCCCCCGCCCCGTCCCGCCCCGCCGCCCCTCAGGCCGTCGCATATCAAGATATAGGTGACGCCGGCCAGAGGGCCCACGAACGAGGGGAAGACAAATAAGGCCCCGGCAACGAGGAAGTCTATGAACTTGGCAAGGAACCTGTCGACGAGGTCCGCCTTGGGGTACGGTATGGGCTCGGCGCCTTCTTCCACGGCTTCTTCCCGCTCTTCAATCATCGGTCACCCCTTCTCGGCCTTTCTGGTAAAGAGTACGAACGCCATGGACGGCCTCTTGGACGAATCCCTCATGGCGAAGTTTATACCGTCGAGCGCCCACCCCTCCCGGACCTTTTCGTTTATCGTCCGTTCGAGTTCTTCGTCGGTGACGGTGCTGAGCTCGACGACCTTGTATTCCGTATATCCCACGTTAGCTCCCGGAGCCGGCCGCTTTCTTTTCTTTCTTCTTGTCGCGCGCCTCTTTGGCCGCGTCGCCGGGCTGGTAGGTGCAGAACGGCTCCTCGTCCATATAGTCGCCCGTAAAGGCCATGGCCCTGGCCCTGCACCCCCCGCAGACCGAGCGGTACTCGCAGTAGCCGCACCTGCCGTTATAGTCGTCCCAGGCGCGCATCTCCTTGAAGACCTCGGAAGAGTCCCATATTTTACTGAAGAGCTCCTTCCTTATATCCCCGCACTCGACTTCGAGGAAGCCGCATATCTGCACCTTGCCCATGTGCGAGACGAAGGCGAACGTCTGCCCGCCCATGCAGCCCTTGCTCATGGCGTCCATGCCGTGGGTCTCGGGCGTGACGGAGATCCCCTTCTCCCGCTCCTTCTGGCGGAAGATACGGTAGTAGTGCGGGGCGCAGGTGGGCTTGAACTGGAGCGGGACCTCTTCCCTCTTGTCGTAGAACCACGTAAGGGTCTTTTCGTAGTCTTCGGGGGATATCTCCTGGTCTTTCATCTCCGCGCCCCTGCCGGTCGGGACCAGAAGGAACGGGTGGTGGGCCTTCGCGCCGAGGCCTATGACGAGTTCGAGAATATCGGGGAGTTCGTGGAGGTTGTGCTTCGAGATGGTGGTGTTGACCTGGAAGTCGAGCCCCACCTTCTTTACGTTCTCTATGGCGGTCATCACACTCTGGAACGCCCCGGGCACCCGGCGGAAGTTGTCGTGGGTCTCGGCCGTGGCGCCGTCGAGGGAAAAGCTCACCCGCTGGATGCCGGCCTCTATCATCTTCTTAGCCGTCTCCTCGGTGACGAGCTCGCCGCAGGGGGCCATGACCATCCTGAGGCCCAGGTCCGTGCCGTGCCGTGCTATCTCCCAGATGTCGTCCCGGAGCATGGGTTCGCCGCCGGTCATTATCATTATGGGGCTGGAGAAGGACGCCACGTCGTCGAGGAATTTTTTACATTCCTCGGTGGTAAGCTCGTTCGGGTAGGGACCGAAGCGCGCGGCGGCGCGGCAGTGTATGCAGTCGAGGTTGCACGACCTCGTAAGCTCCCAGGCGATGAGCTTGGGCAGCCATTTTTTTCCATTCTTCCCACCTTTCCCGCCCTCTTTACCTTTGCCCTCCATCCCCGGCACTTCGTGGGGATGGCCTTTTGGCGCGCTTCCGTGCACTTTTATGGTCTCCTTATTATGAGTCGATCCGTTGACTATGGTTATGGGTCAGGGGTTAAACGTGCTCCCTATTTCCGCCCTTCCCGCAGCTCCACCAATATTATAACTACTACGAAGATCAGGACGGCTTCTATAGGATGTCCATAAAGCCAACGGAGAAAGTCCTGCATTTAACCACCCGGGATCCGTCATCTTATGGTTACGGACTCTTTACTTTGCCAGTATCTTTGCCGCGTCTTTCGCGAAGTAAGTGAGTATCATGTCGGCGCCGGCGCGTTTTATGGAGGTGAGCATTTCGAGCATGACCCTTTCTTCGTCTATCCAGCCCTTCTCGGCCGCGGCCTTGACCATGGAGAACTCGCCGCTTACGCTGTAGGCGGCCACCGGATAGCCGGTCTCCGTCTTTATCCTCTGGATTATGTCGAGGTAGGGGAGCGCGGGCTTGACCATGATTATGTCCGCACCCTCCTCGATATCGAGGGCCGCCTCTCTCATGGCCTCGTCGGTGTTCGGGGGGTCCATCTGGTAGCTCCTCCTGTCCCCGAACTCTGGGGTGGACTCGGCGGCCTCGCGGAAGGGGCCGTAGAAGGCGCTCGCGTACTTGGCCGCGTAGCTCATTATGGGCAGGTGGTCGAAGCCGTTCCCGTCGAGAGCGGCCCGTATTTTAACCACGCGGCCGTCCATCATGTCGGAGGGGGCCACTATGTCCGCGCCCGCCTCGGCGTGCGAGAGGGCTTCCCTCGCCAGCAGTTCGAGCGTGGCGTCGTTGTCCACGTCGTTATCTTTTATGATACCACAGTGCCCGTGGGAAGTGTATTCACACATACAGACGTCGGTTATTACCACGAGCTCCGGGCACCTGTCCTTTATGGCCTTTACGGCCTCCTGCACGGGCCCCTTCGGGTCGAAGGCCGAAGAGCCGGTCTCGTCCTTGGTTTCGGGTATGCCGAAGAGGATCACGGCCGGTATGCCGAGCTTCGCGGCCTCCGCAGCCTCGGCCGCGACCTTGTCCACCGAGAGCTGGAAGTGCCCCGGCATGGAGCCTATGGGCTTCTTGACCCCTTTACCGTATACGGCGAAGAGCGGGAGTATGAAGTCGTCGGGCGTTAAGACCGTCTCCCTCACCATGCGCCTGAGCGTCTCCGTCTTCCTGAGCCTCCTCGGCCTGTACTTAGGAAAGTTCATGGTGCCTTCCTTTCTTACGAGTCCCTGTCGCTTTTATAGTATTCCGCCATGGCCTCGGTGAGCGCCGAGACGGTGTACTCCCCGGGCATGATGTCCACCGCGAGGCCGAACCCCCTGGCGGTATCGGCCGTTATGGGGCCGATACACGCAATGCGCACCCCGCTTAAGAGTTCTCCGAGCTCTCCCTTTTTAAAGCCCTTTACGAAGTTCGTGACCGTGGAAGAAGAGGTGAAGGTCACGACGTCTATACCGCCTTCCTTGAGCATCTCCTTTATCCGTCCCGTCTCCTTCCTGGGCCTCAGGGTCCTGTAGGCGGTGGCCACGTCTATCCTTCCGCCGAGTCTTTTAATCTCCTCGGGCAGGAGTTCACGGGCCTTAAGCGCTCTCGGCAGGAGGAACTTTTTTCCTTTTATCCTGCGCCTTCCGAGGGCCTCGATTATTGCCTCGGCCCTGTACTCCCGCGGGGTGAGGTCTACCCTTATCCCGAGCCTCTTGACCGCATTTGCGGTCATGGGGCCTATGGCGCATATCCTGACACCCTTCAGCTCGCGCACGTCCTTACCGAGCTTTCCAAGTCTGTCGAAGAAGTATTTTACGGTGTTTACGCTCGTAAATATAGCCCAGTCGTACCCGCCAAGCCGCCCTATGGCGCGGTCGAGTTCCTTGTAGCTGGCGGGCGGGGCTATCTTTATAGTGGGGAAGTTTATCGCCTCGGCACCGGCCCTGTTAAGGAGGTGCGAGAAGGCGCCGGCCTGTTCGAGGGTGCGGGTTACGAGTACGTTCTTTCCGAAAAGCGGCTTCGTCTCGAACCAGTTGAAGCTCTTGCGCAGGTTCACCACGTTTCCGACCACGGTTATAACCGGCGGTTTCAACCCCTTTTCCCTTGAAAGCTCGACTATGTTGTCGAGCCTGCCGATGACGGTGGTCTGCTTCGCCATGGAGCCCCAGCGTATCATGGCCGTCGGGGTATCCGGGGCCTTGCCGTTATCCATGAGTTTTTTTATTATAGATGAGATGTTCTTCCATCCCATGAGGAAGACCAGCGTGCCTTCGCCCATGGAGAGCTTGTCCCACGCGATGGCGGATTTTTTCTTTCGTGGCGATTCCTGTCCCGTCAAGAAAGTAATGGAGGATGCGTGGTCTCTGTGGCTCAGGGGTATGCCGGCGTAGGCGGGTACGGCCGTGGCCGAGGTGACGCCGGGTACGACCTCGAACGGTATCCCCGCTTTGACCAGCGCCAGGACTTCTTCACCGCCGCGGCCGAAGATAAAGGGGTCTCCCCCCTTGAGCCTGACGACGTTCCCGTACCGCCGGGCCTTTTTTATGATGAGGTCGGTTATCTCATCCTGGCTTATGTACCTGGAGCCGCCCTTCTTGCCCACGTAGACGGTCTCGGCGTCTTTACGGGCGTGTTCGAGCAGGCGGGCGTTGGCCAGAAAGTCGTATATTACGCAGTCCGCTTCCCTTATGGCCTCCACGCCCTTGAGCGTTATGAGGCCGGGGTCTCCCGGGCCGGCTCCGACCAGATATACCTTCCCTGCAGGCATAGACACTTAATATAGCAGATGAAAGGGTAATTATCAATAATGGCGTGGTGCAATGGTATGGTTCGCCCCCCCCACTTCCCGTTGCAACGGGGGCGATAATATGATAAATTTTCGGAAACCAGTGGAAAAGGCGGCAAAAAAGAATTTTTTTACCGGAAGGTACGGCCCCGCCGCCGCCCTTCTACTTATAGCCGTAACGAGTCTGCTTATTTACTCCGACACGCTTTCCTACACGTTCCACTGGGACGACACCTCCAACATCATAAAGAACCCGCGCATCAGGGACTTCTTTGCCCTGTGGCCCCCTTCGGGGTCTAGAGACGTCGGCTTTCTCTCCTTCGCGCTTAACTACCACTTCGGCGGGCTCGACGTCTTCGGCTATCACATAGTAAACCTGGCGGTCCATACGATAAACGGTTTTCTGGTCTGGTGGCTGGTGGTCCTTGCTTTCGAAACCCCCGCTATGAGGGGGTTCGGGGGAGACCGGCGGGTAAAATATTTTTTCGCCTTAAGCGCCGCGCTTATCTTCATCTCCCACCCGGTCCAGACCCAGGCCGTGACATACATTGTCCAGAGGTTCGCGTCCCTTGCCGCGCTCTTCTACCTTTTGTCGGTGGCCCTTTACATGAAGGCGCGGACGTCGCTTGAGGGGGACGGCTTCCGCAGGGCCGTCCCTTTTTTCTTCTTCTCCCTTCTCTCCACGGTGTGCGCCATGAAGACGAAGGAGATAAGCTTTACCCTGCCGCTGGCGTTATGCATGGTCGAGCTCGTATTCTTCAGAGGCGGAGGCCTCAGGAGGTTAGCGTATTTTACCCCCTTTCTCCTGACCCTCGCCATCATACCTTTAAGCCTTGTGGGAACGGACAGGCCCCTGGGGGAGATAATAGGGGGGCTGGACGAGGCCTCCCAGGAGGACAGGGCGGTCTCCAGAGGAGGTTACCTGCTGACGCAGTTCAGGGTGATAATTACATATATAAGGCTGCTCTTCCTTCCGGTAAACCAGAACCTGGATTACGATTACCCCGCCTATAGCTCCTTTTTTGCTCCGGAGGTGTTCCTGTCGTTTATCTTTCTTTCCGCCCTTTTTGCTTCTGCCGTTTATCTCCTTATCCGGTCACGGAAGACGAATAACGGTTACGGTCTTCTGGCTTCCTTCGGCATGCTGTGGTTCTTCCTGGCACTGTCGGTCGAGTCCTCGATAATACCCATAAGGGACGTGATATTCGAGCACAGGCTGTACCTTCCGAGCGTGGGGGCGGCGGTCGCCTTCACCGCGGCCGTATTCGGCGCGTTCGACCGGATGAAGCTTGAGAACCTGCCGCTTGCCGCCCTGGTTATGCTGCTTCTAACGGCCGCGCCGCTCTCTTTCGCCGCCCACAAGAGGAACCTCGTCTGGGAGGACGGCATAACGCTCTGGAAGGACGTGACGAAGAAAAGCCCCAATAAGCCACGCGGACACTATAACCTGGGGCTCGCCTATGACGAAGTCGGCCTCATAGGCCGGGCCATGGAGGAGTATAAAACGGCCGTACGGCTCAAGCCCGGTTACGTCCAGGCGCATAACAACCTGGGGATAGCTTACGGAAAGAGGGGCATGGTGGACGGGGCCATAGAGCATTTTCGGCTCGCGCTCGAGTTACGGCCGGGCGACCTGGAGGCCCGCTACAACCTCGGCTTCGCCTACACAAAACAGGGCCGCCTTGGCGAGGCCGTAGAGGAGTACAAGGCGATCTTAAGGGTAAACCCCGGAGATGCCGAAACGCACAACGCGCTCGGGGCCGTCTACTTGAAGGTGGGTTTTACGGATAAGGCCATTGAGGAGTTCGTCCTGGCGCTCTACTTAAAGCCGGGCTACCGTGAGGCCGCCGCCAACATGCAGAAGGCACAGAGGTTAAGAAAGGGAGACAGGTAGCGGCGGGTTGTTCGCGGGCGGCGGATGGCGGAGGGGTCTGGGTGCCTCTAAAAATTAGATATTTTTTTCGAGATCGAGGCAGGGCGAAAATAAAAAGCGCAGCATATATGCTAATATGTGAGCACTTTTATTTTAGTCCTAACGAAGAGATCGGGAAAAAGAGCAATTTTTAGAGGTAGCCATCCGTTACTTCGACATCCTGAAGGTAAGTGTGTGGCCGCCCACCTCCACCACGTCCCCGTCCTTCAATACGTGTTCCTCGGCCTTTTCACCGTTTATTTTGAGCGGCGCGAGCGTTCCCTTCTTTATGATCTTGAAGATGTCCTTGCCCCTTACCACGACGGCGTGTTTTCTGGCCATCATCACGCCCTGGAGCTTTATGTCCGCATCGTCACCGCTGCCGATGGTGGTAACGCTTCCGAGCGGGAACTCGGTCCCGTCGTCGAGTACGAACGCGGTCGTATGCACGGCCCGCGGAATTTTTTCCTTTTCCTTTTCCTCTTCCTTTGCCGGTACCGGGGGGCTCTCGGGCGAAGGAGCGGGGGAGGGGGGGGAGGGGGGGGAGGGCGGGGCGTCCCCGGAGGGGCCGTGGAAGCGGAGGATGTGGGCCTTTATGGTTATCTCGTCCCCGTCGTGGAGCTCCTTGGTCTCTATCCGTATCCCCTTGAAGAAGGTCCCTATGGTGCTTTTCAGGTCCTCTATGAAGTAGCCGTCCTCGGTCTTCTTTACCACCGCGTGCTCGTGGGCCACCCCGGGCACCTTAATGGGTATGTCGTTGGTGTCGTCTCTTCCTACGGTGAGCGCGATCTCCAACGGGAACGTACCCTTTACCTTACCGTCTTCCACGAGTTCGATATAGGCCTCCGGGGCTTCTTCGGCCTCCGGTATTTCCTCCGGCGGCTCGGGAAGGCCTTTACCATGGAAAGTGGCAATGCCCTCTTTGGGCAACGGTGCCGAGTCCTCCGCCGGCGCCACGGTCGTCTTGTTGTACACCTCGACGGTAAGGTCGCGGCCCTTGCTGCTGGTGTAGGAGATAAGCCTCTCGAGCGACGGCTCGTCCTCGTCGTCCTTCCCCTTTTCCAGGAGGGACACAAAGGCGAGTTTGCCCTCCACGAACATGGCAAAGCCGCGCTCCGTACCCTTTTCGACAAGGGCCAGGATGACTTCTTTCTCCCCGGACTCTATTTGCTCCGTCATCTCCTCGAGGTCCACGAGGTCGGCGGTAAGGCTCTGCAGGGGCCGGTGGGTGCGTCTTACGAGCATGCCGAGCAGCACCTTCCTGTCGACCTCGAAGAACTCGATCGCCGCCGAGGAGCGGGCCTTGTACCACTCGAAGAAATCCTTTACAGGGGTGAGCTTCCCGCCCCTGGCGTCCTCGACCGAGGCCGAGTAGGGCTTACCGGTGACGATAAAGAGAAGGCGCGTCTCCTCGCCGCCGGTGGCAAGGGCGTAGCCGTCGGCCATCTCGCCGGACATGTTCCGGAAGAGCTCGTCCAGCCCGGAAAAGGGGAACTCTTTCTGCTCGAATAAAGATATGGGTTCCATCGCAACTTGCCTTATGCGGCCCCTCCCTCCCCGGGGGTGGTCGCGGTCCACGCTACTTTGGCGGCGCCACCCGGTAGAGTTCTTTCAATATGTCGTAGGCCCCGGCCTTGAGCAGCCTCTCCGCCAGTTCGGTGCCGAGCCCTTCGGCCTCGTCCCTCGGTCCCTTTATGGAGTCCCTTAGTACCGTCTTGCCGTCGGTCGAGGCCACAAGCCCCGTAAGGGTCAACTCTTCGCTCTCGACCGTACCGTAAGATGCGATAGGCACCTGGCAGCCGCCTTCGAGCCTCTTAAGGAAGGCCCTCTCGGCCTTGACGGCGGCCGAGGTCGCGGGGTGGTCGAAGAACGCGACGAGTTCGTTCGTTTCCGCGTCGTCCATCCTCGTTTCTATGCCGAGGGCGCCCTGGCCCACGGCCGGGAGCATCACTTCGGGCTCTATGTATTCGGTTATCTTCTCCGCCCAGCCGAGCCTCCTTATGCCGGCGCCCGCGAGGATGACGGCGTCGTACAGCCCCTCTTCGAGCTTCCTCAAGCGCGTATCGATGTTCCCCCGGAGTTGGGCTATCTCCAGATCGGGCCTTTTAGCGAGGAGCTGGGCCTGGCGCCGGAGGCTCGATGTCCCTATCTTCGCCCCCTCCGGAAGCTCGAAGAGTTTCTTGCCTTCGCGCACCACGGCGACGTCTCTCGGGTCCTCCCTCTCGGTTATGGCCGTGAGGCCGAGCCCTTCGGGAAAGAACGTGGGCACGTCCTTCATCGAGTGCACGGCGAGATGAACGCGACCGGAGAGGAGTGCCTCCTCTATCTCCTTTACGAAGAGGCCCTTGCCGCCGACCATTGCCAGCGGCACGTCGGTAATCTTGTCCCCGGTGGTTTTTATCCTATCGAGCTCGACCTCCAGGCCGTGCTTTTTTTCGAGTTCGGACTTGACCCAGTCGGCCTGCCAGAGCGCGAGCATCGAGCCGCGCGTGCCTATCCGTATCTTCTTCTTCAGTTTTTAATGCCTTCCGTTATTTTCCGCTTCCACTTTTCAGGTGTCATTTTAGCCATATACATTCCTCGGGATTTAATATCTCCTACAAAGACTTGTCCAGCGGCCTGGCTCCATGGCAGATAGCGACAACTTCTATTATCTTTCCCTTAATGCGATAGACTATCCTGTAATTCTCCTAAATTTTTTCCCGTAGCTTTTCATCCCCGTATTCCGGTACGACCCGCCCGGCCTCAGGGTATTCGGGAAGGGCTTTTACAATGGCATTTACCCTTCCGGCAAATAAAGCGGCATAGTGCCCGGAGTCCTTCGCTATGTAGTTACAGGTATCTTCGAAACCGGAGACCGCCTGCGGCGACCACCTTACCGTTCGAGCCATTTACCCATCCGCTTTTCAACCTCTTCGTGAGGAATGCCCTTGCCTTCGTCAAGCTCCTTCAGCCCCGCATCGACCTGCAACCTGAAGTACAGCTCCGCCATGATATCATCGACCGTAACGTCCTCGGGAAGAGCCCGAATCATTTTAACGACCTGTTCTTTAATCCCCTCCATTCCAATCACCTCCTGATAATCATTATGTCGACCGACTTACTTCTCCCCGCTTCCGGTTTTTTTAATCTCATCCTCAGCCTCCTCATCCCCGAGGTCGAAGAGTTTTCTGGCCACTTCTATGTAGCGGTCGCCCTCGACCTTGTTGGCCTCACGCTTCAAGTGCGTTACCGGGTTATGGAGGATCTTATTCACTATGGCGCGCGTCATGGCGTCGAGCGCCTCCCTGTCTTTCTCGGAGGCCCCTTCGAGCCGGGGAAGCGCCTTATCGAGCTCGCTCTTCCTTATCTCTTCGAAGCTTCGCCTGAGAGCGATTATCGTAGGCACCACGTCGAGCGATTTGACCCACCGGTAAAAACTCCCTATCTCTTCGGTGATTATGGTCTCGGCCTGCTCGGCCTCCCTGGCCCTCTCCTTCATGTTGGCCGCCACCACGCCCTGCAGGTCGTCTATGTCGTAGACGTAGGCGTTGTCGACGTTGTTGACGAGCGGATCGATGTTCCTCGGGACCGAGATGTCCATGAAGAACATGGGCCTCTGCCTTCTCTCCTCCAGCACGTCCCGGACGTCGTCGGGTCTTATGATGAACTTCGGGGCGGCGGTGGAGGCGATAACGATGTCCACGTCCTTCAGGTAGTGGGGGAACTCCCGGAACATTATGGCCGTGGCGTTGAACTCCCTGGCCATGTTGACGGCCCTCTCGTAGGTCCGGTTGGCTATCATGAGCTCCCTTACGCCGGAGTTGAGGAGGTGTTTGGCGGCGAGTTCGGCCATCTCTCCTGCGCCGACGAGCATGGCGCCCCTGCCCGTAAGGTCGCCGAATATCTTCTTGGCGAGCTCCACCGCGGCGAAGCTTATACTGACCGCGGACGAGCCTATCTTCGTCTCGGTCCTTATGCGCTTGGCCACGGAGAAGGCCTTGTGGAAGAGCTTGTTTATGACGGTGCCGGCCGCGTCGCTGTGGACGGCCAGGCTGTAGGCGTCCTTGACCTGCCCGAGTATCTGCGGCTCGCCCATGACCATGGAGTCCAGGCTCGCGGCGACCCGGAACATGTGCCGCACCGCATCTTCGCCCGAATGCGCGTACAGAGCCTCGTCGAGCTCCTCGAGCGGGATCGAGTGGTGCTCCGAGAGGAACCTCTTTATCTCCCAGACGCCCTTCTCGATGTCCCTGGCCACCCCTATGACCTCCACCCTGTTGCAGGTGGAAATAATAGCCGCCTCGTTCAGCCCGTACGGGCCCACGAGCGCCTTAAGCGGCCCGCCTATGGAGTCCTCGGGAAAGGAAATTTTTTCCCGTATCTCGATGGACGCCGTCTTGTGGTTGAGTCCTACTATGACAATGTTCATTATCTTATGTCCTGTTTTATGTCCCGGCCTTTACCGGTTTGAAATGCCGTGGCCTTCACCCAGCAGCACGTATATAATGAGCGACGAGCCCAGGAGCACCCCGAAGGCCACTACCGAGAACTTCGCCGACTTCCTGCCGCGCCAG includes these proteins:
- the hemB gene encoding porphobilinogen synthase; the encoded protein is MNFPKYRPRRLRKTETLRRMVRETVLTPDDFILPLFAVYGKGVKKPIGSMPGHFQLSVDKVAAEAAEAAKLGIPAVILFGIPETKDETGSSAFDPKGPVQEAVKAIKDRCPELVVITDVCMCEYTSHGHCGIIKDNDVDNDATLELLAREALSHAEAGADIVAPSDMMDGRVVKIRAALDGNGFDHLPIMSYAAKYASAFYGPFREAAESTPEFGDRRSYQMDPPNTDEAMREAALDIEEGADIIMVKPALPYLDIIQRIKTETGYPVAAYSVSGEFSMVKAAAEKGWIDEERVMLEMLTSIKRAGADMILTYFAKDAAKILAK
- a CDS encoding desulfoferrodoxin FeS4 iron-binding domain-containing protein, yielding MEVRSEGEKYRCNVCGNEVTVTKAGGGELVCCGEPMELIEG
- a CDS encoding PilZ domain-containing protein; protein product: MSERRRIGRRYLIAEVKVNPLDGREPMGAEAVDINRGGMGVYLLNEVREGEKVLVEVIFATEDDTRVTEEINGIIRWVHPVGGNYAAGIKFDEAVTKKYYPALSACLGRGKTE
- the ahbD gene encoding heme b synthase: MHGSAPKGHPHEVPGMEGKGKEGGKGGKNGKKWLPKLIAWELTRSCNLDCIHCRAAARFGPYPNELTTEECKKFLDDVASFSSPIMIMTGGEPMLRDDIWEIARHGTDLGLRMVMAPCGELVTEETAKKMIEAGIQRVSFSLDGATAETHDNFRRVPGAFQSVMTAIENVKKVGLDFQVNTTISKHNLHELPDILELVIGLGAKAHHPFLLVPTGRGAEMKDQEISPEDYEKTLTWFYDKREEVPLQFKPTCAPHYYRIFRQKEREKGISVTPETHGMDAMSKGCMGGQTFAFVSHMGKVQICGFLEVECGDIRKELFSKIWDSSEVFKEMRAWDDYNGRCGYCEYRSVCGGCRARAMAFTGDYMDEEPFCTYQPGDAAKEARDKKKEKKAAGSGS
- a CDS encoding DUF4177 domain-containing protein; translated protein: MGYTEYKVVELSTVTDEELERTINEKVREGWALDGINFAMRDSSKRPSMAFVLFTRKAEKG
- a CDS encoding carbonic anhydrase — protein: MSFGTVVNCMDGRTQLPVNEYIKTNHGVSYVDAITEPGVDGLIAESGDSEPVIAALRKKIEISVGLHGSSIIGVAGHHDCDGNPVDEETHVENIRASVERIKGWYPDMEVVGLWVGEDWKVEKVA
- the cobA gene encoding uroporphyrinogen-III C-methyltransferase, producing MPAGKVYLVGAGPGDPGLITLKGVEAIREADCVIYDFLANARLLEHARKDAETVYVGKKGGSRYISQDEITDLIIKKARRYGNVVRLKGGDPFIFGRGGEEVLALVKAGIPFEVVPGVTSATAVPAYAGIPLSHRDHASSITFLTGQESPRKKKSAIAWDKLSMGEGTLVFLMGWKNISSIIKKLMDNGKAPDTPTAMIRWGSMAKQTTVIGRLDNIVELSREKGLKPPVITVVGNVVNLRKSFNWFETKPLFGKNVLVTRTLEQAGAFSHLLNRAGAEAINFPTIKIAPPASYKELDRAIGRLGGYDWAIFTSVNTVKYFFDRLGKLGKDVRELKGVRICAIGPMTANAVKRLGIRVDLTPREYRAEAIIEALGRRRIKGKKFLLPRALKARELLPEEIKRLGGRIDVATAYRTLRPRKETGRIKEMLKEGGIDVVTFTSSSTVTNFVKGFKKGELGELLSGVRIACIGPITADTARGFGLAVDIMPGEYTVSALTEAMAEYYKSDRDS
- a CDS encoding tetratricopeptide repeat protein; the encoded protein is MINFRKPVEKAAKKNFFTGRYGPAAALLLIAVTSLLIYSDTLSYTFHWDDTSNIIKNPRIRDFFALWPPSGSRDVGFLSFALNYHFGGLDVFGYHIVNLAVHTINGFLVWWLVVLAFETPAMRGFGGDRRVKYFFALSAALIFISHPVQTQAVTYIVQRFASLAALFYLLSVALYMKARTSLEGDGFRRAVPFFFFSLLSTVCAMKTKEISFTLPLALCMVELVFFRGGGLRRLAYFTPFLLTLAIIPLSLVGTDRPLGEIIGGLDEASQEDRAVSRGGYLLTQFRVIITYIRLLFLPVNQNLDYDYPAYSSFFAPEVFLSFIFLSALFASAVYLLIRSRKTNNGYGLLASFGMLWFFLALSVESSIIPIRDVIFEHRLYLPSVGAAVAFTAAVFGAFDRMKLENLPLAALVMLLLTAAPLSFAAHKRNLVWEDGITLWKDVTKKSPNKPRGHYNLGLAYDEVGLIGRAMEEYKTAVRLKPGYVQAHNNLGIAYGKRGMVDGAIEHFRLALELRPGDLEARYNLGFAYTKQGRLGEAVEEYKAILRVNPGDAETHNALGAVYLKVGFTDKAIEEFVLALYLKPGYREAAANMQKAQRLRKGDR
- a CDS encoding RDD family protein, with amino-acid sequence MIEEREEAVEEGAEPIPYPKADLVDRFLAKFIDFLVAGALFVFPSFVGPLAGVTYILICDGLRGGGAGRGGGSFGKRIVGLRVVSLVREGRSCDFKESIIRNSVFAAFVAAYILLGWIPYIGKLLAFLAGMAIVATEMALVYSDDKGIRFGDSIADTMVVGPEGEGEGEPEATP
- a CDS encoding FHA domain-containing protein; its protein translation is MEPISLFEQKEFPFSGLDELFRNMSGEMADGYALATGGEETRLLFIVTGKPYSASVEDARGGKLTPVKDFFEWYKARSSAAIEFFEVDRKVLLGMLVRRTHRPLQSLTADLVDLEEMTEQIESGEKEVILALVEKGTERGFAMFVEGKLAFVSLLEKGKDDEDEPSLERLISYTSSKGRDLTVEVYNKTTVAPAEDSAPLPKEGIATFHGKGLPEPPEEIPEAEEAPEAYIELVEDGKVKGTFPLEIALTVGRDDTNDIPIKVPGVAHEHAVVKKTEDGYFIEDLKSTIGTFFKGIRIETKELHDGDEITIKAHILRFHGPSGDAPPSPPSPPSPAPSPESPPVPAKEEEKEKEKIPRAVHTTAFVLDDGTEFPLGSVTTIGSGDDADIKLQGVMMARKHAVVVRGKDIFKIIKKGTLAPLKINGEKAEEHVLKDGDVVEVGGHTLTFRMSK